In Edaphobacter aggregans, the sequence AAGCCCCTCTATAACTAGAAGCACGTTCGCATTTTGACCATTGCCAGCCTTTAGGACGCCATTGAATGATCCATCAAAGGTGTCCGAGTTTACCATCGTCGCCACAGACCTAAAACGAGATGAGGTCAGGCCTCCGCAGGTAAAAAAGAACGTCGTTTTTGCAACACAACAAATATGGTCAATGAAACAGCCAAACAGATGAACGTAAAGATCCACAACGAAAGAAGCACGTTCTTTACGATGGCGATCGACTGTTCAGTCCAGACTTTCTGCGGATCATATTCACTATCTCTTAAGGCGTCCTCAACTCGATAGTTAGAGTTAAGGACTGCAGCTACGTCTGGACGCACTCTGAAGCCTTCAATGATCCTGCCCTGACCGGAGCCGGGTGAAACTACAAACGACTGGTTAAGGAAGAGAAAGCAAACAAGGCCCAAAGCAAAACTCAGAATTGCAATTTTCATTCGCCGTTCAAGCAAGGGCTCAGATGTCCTGTACCAAAACTGGAAAACCCAGATCGCCGCGAGCAGTTCAAGCGTTGACGTGCTTACAGATGTGACACTGACTGGTGGAGGCGCCACATTAAGCCAGATCGTGGCCATTGGGACGATAAAAACACCTTTCAGCATCACGGAGCTTAGTTGTCGAAAGTCCGCGAGCACTTCGCCGAATTCACGCAATTGGCTAACGGCCATGGTCTTTAGTGTTTAGCATTGGGGCGAAAAGTTATTGCTCCTGGCTCTCGGATCTCAAAGTTACCTTCTTCGGGGCCGTTGAGTTCCGTGGGCCATTCAGCGAGATAATGATATCGACCGATCAGTTTGACATCACCTTCAACCATGTCATTCCATTGATCAGTAAGTGGGGTATGCGAATTTATGCACTTTTTGTATTCCAATAAAGTCATAAATTTAACGCGTGCTCTTGGTGGCTCTATTGACACACGAACCTTATACCCAACTGCTGGACCGCGTTCGACAGGACGTTGGATAAGAGTAGACTTTCGGTCTTTGGCAAATGTCTGTATCGCTAGGTCTAAATGATTGATCTGTTCCGCAATATCTGCCGAACAATCAGCTTCCTTCTTTTGTAGCGCCGAGTTGCCCTTTAGGTGAACCAACAAGTCTACGCATTTCTTTATACTTCCTTGGACGTTTGCCAACGGTATGATCCAAAAATTCTCAGTCGGAACCGATTTTTGCAGGTCTCTTTTAAGAGCTTCCGTCCGTATCATTGCTTCCATTGGGATTGACAGAGGATCCGAATCGGAGAAAACCAGTCCAAGCGGCACAGGCGTCATGTCATAAAGAACGCTGTTGGCTTTTGAATCAATGGCGAACCGGGTTTTACCTAAAAAACGGTCGTCAGATACTATTTCCTCATCAGCTAGCTTTCTGAGAAGCGACATCGTCTCTTCAGTATTTGCACCAGGACTCGATTGTCCGTTCGCCCGGCACATCAGGCAGAATATTGTCGCAAGCGAGAAAGCCCAGGATATCCTCCGACTGCGGCTGAAATTGACCATCAGTACAAACAGGCCTCCTCGCGAGTATGACGAACGGAGTGGGAGCTTCCGGTTTAGTATAGAACGAATCGCAGGCTAGAAGTGCTGGGCCCCAATTCCACTTATTTCGGATGCTAGACCTCATATACCCGAAGATACCTTGGGTGCGTCAGTTGTCTTCCGAAGCACCATGCTGTGCATTCGGGACAAAGGGAGCGAAGGGATGCATTTCGGTCTCCAGCGGCGAGCAATGTCCAGTGGTCTTCTTACAGCCACGCTACTGTTCGGCGCAGGATACTTGAGCGCTCAGTCTAAAGACCAGACCCGAAGTGTCGAGATCGAAACAAAACCGTCTTCGACTCACAAGCCGGGTCAATACTTTGCTCTGATCGTCGGCATCAACGATTACCAGCACTTGCCACACCTTTCGACGCCTGACAATGACGCGCAAGAACTCACGTCGATATTACGCGATCAATACGGATTCAAGACCGAACTACTACTGGAGGCCACGCGAGATCAAATAATCGGGGCATTCGATCGGTATAGGCGCACCTTAAACGATACGGATAGCTTGTTGATCTACTATGCTGGGCACGGATACTTCGACGACGAGATGCACGAGGCCTACTGGGCTCCAGTTGACGCTGGAAAGGATACATTCGCCCGCTGGATCATTGCAGAGGACGTTACCGGAGCAGCGCAGGCGTTTCCCGCACGTCATGTGTTGGTGATTTCCGATAGCTGTTACTCAGGAATGCTAACGCAGGACACGGAGCGATCCACAATATCGGATCGCGCGAACACCCTCGAGAAGATGCTTCAAACGAAATCCCGATATGTGATGTCAAGCGGCGGTAATGAGCCTGTTGCAGATAGCGATGCGCCAGGACACTTTTCAAAACATTCCGTATTCGCCAATGTTCTTTTACAGGATCTGAGCCAGTTCCAGGCAAGCGAATTCACGGCGGAGCAACTCTTCGGGCAGATCAGACAACAGGTTCGAGAGCGCGCTACTCAGAGGCCCATCTTCAGACCAATCCAAGGATCTGAGGAGGGAGGTGACTTCGTTTTTATACGTGTGCGAAGAGGAGAAGACGTCCATTCACGCGAAAAAGAACCTCTGCCACCTCCGATAAATCCAGACACAGAAGCAGTGCGCGCTGCATTAGATAACTACGAAGAGGCCTACGCCAGCATGAACGTGCGGGAATTGAAGAAAGTGTGGCCTTCGCTCTCTAAAGATCAAGAGAAGGCGATCAAGAGTGGCTTTGAGACACCAGGTCTGAAGGCAGTAAAAGTAGAACTGCGGAATCGTATAGTGCATATTGATGGAGGCACGGCCACCGCAACATGTGATCAATGGATGATCTATTCCCTTGGAGGACGGCGGCGGCCGCCCCAAACAAACTCCGTCGAGATTCTACTGAGCAAAAATAGCGTCGGAGACTGGGCCGTGAGTAGAGTTGAGGGAAAATAGATATTCTGCCAGATGTTCTAGACCGGAAAAGTGCGATGAATCGCACTGTTATTGAGCTGAATATTCATCGTTGACTCCAAGACGGTCGAAGGATACGCTTAGTGATCTCCCACGGCCCCTGTGTCTGAAGGCAGGTAATATGCCCGGATTTGCCAGGGATTTCCGGAACTCTAATCAGCTAGTCCTTGTCGAGCGGCAACTATCGCCACGCTGGATAAAAGCCCGAACTGCGTGCTGGCTGTTGGCGCTATTCACGATTGTGGTAATGCTACCGTTGACTACCCCATGCGGTGGAGGATTTACTACTTCCAAGATTACGCAAATATCTACTCCAGCTGGAAATTACCAGATACCTGTGGTTGACTGCTTGGTGGTTTTGTACAAACCACTTTGATCATTCTCCTTGTCGTTGGCCCGACACAGTAGGCGGTGATGGTCGCAGGGCCCTTGCACTTGATGGCTACATCAGCTGAAGGAGAACTAATGTTTAGTCGCGTTCTTAAGGTGATGCTTTGGGCTAGCCTGTTTGGCTCAATCAACATGTTGGCACAGACTACCTGTGGCAACACTAAACTCGCCTGCTTGTTACCGACCGTCCTGCACACGAACGCTCCAACCTTCAACTTCTTCAATGAGGCCTTTGCAACACAGATTGGCCAGCTTCCACTGGCGACTCCGGCTTCTGGATTCATCTATACCTTTGACAAGCAGAAAGGTGTTATGGTGCGTTCGGTCGAGAGCTTCGGACCTTTACTCGCCGAACGGGTAGAGACGATCGGGCGACATAGGGCATATATGGCTTTCACGTATCAGTGGTTCAACTTCACTGAAATAGATGGAAACGACCTCAATCACGTACCCATATTGTTCTCGTTTCCCTCAGTAGAAGGCGCTCAGGTTGTGACCGAAACCGACAATCGCATCGAAACAAAGGTCAACCAGTTTGTAGTTTTCGGCACCTTGGGCCTTTCAGACCGCATAGACGTCTCAATTGCAATCCCCTTCCAAAGAATATCGATGGAAGTTACCACGCAAGGAACAGAATTCAGCACGACCACTTCGTCGACTACATCGTTCACACAATATTTACCCGGGGAGGCCAGTGGCATCGGCGATGTCGTTATATCAAGCAAGGGCACACTGCTGAAGAGGGAGGAATATGGGTTAGCGATAGGCGGAGAATTGTATCTGCCCACAGGAGACGAACAGAACTTTCTCGGCACTGGT encodes:
- a CDS encoding caspase domain-containing protein, producing the protein MHFGLQRRAMSSGLLTATLLFGAGYLSAQSKDQTRSVEIETKPSSTHKPGQYFALIVGINDYQHLPHLSTPDNDAQELTSILRDQYGFKTELLLEATRDQIIGAFDRYRRTLNDTDSLLIYYAGHGYFDDEMHEAYWAPVDAGKDTFARWIIAEDVTGAAQAFPARHVLVISDSCYSGMLTQDTERSTISDRANTLEKMLQTKSRYVMSSGGNEPVADSDAPGHFSKHSVFANVLLQDLSQFQASEFTAEQLFGQIRQQVRERATQRPIFRPIQGSEEGGDFVFIRVRRGEDVHSREKEPLPPPINPDTEAVRAALDNYEEAYASMNVRELKKVWPSLSKDQEKAIKSGFETPGLKAVKVELRNRIVHIDGGTATATCDQWMIYSLGGRRRPPQTNSVEILLSKNSVGDWAVSRVEGK